The region AGCAATGATTAAGAAGACCGTTAAACGCCAGTTGAAGACTGAGCCGTTAAAGCTTAGTGGTTGGTTTAATCGCCACCAAGACAGTCAAAATGCTAAAAAGGCCGAAAAATTGGTAAGTGATAAACCGACTCATCAATATAAGCAGATCAAAAATGAAATGACCTTTTTTGGTGAGAGTTTTCTGGAGGGCTTCTTAGGCTTCTACGGTTTAGAAGTTGATAATGCCTTAGGTCGTTACGAACATAATTTACATGTCTTAGAGACTCAGGAACTTGGTCAGTCAGAAAAAGAGTATTACTTAGCCACGAGCCAAAGTGGCCGAGTTAAATTAGCCACATATCCATTACCAAGCCAGCAAATTGCCGCGGAACAATTGGATAAGTTCTATCAGCGTGAGCCAGAAGAAACGCAGGCAGAACAAATTCAATTACGAACATCAGAAGACGATAGGAAGGAGGAATAACATGTCAAAATACAGAAAAATGAAAGCGCTAGCAACTACTGGAGCTACTGCGATTTACTTGGGATTGATGAACGCTCAGGTTGTTTTTGCCGCGGACGGTGGCGAAGTTAAAAGTAAGCTCACCCAAGCTGGTAAGACAATTCAAGGTATTTTAACCGGGTTGGTCGTTTTAGTCGGGATTTGTGTGGCGCTATTTATTATTATCAAAAGAATGCCTGACGCAGACGATCCGCGAGAGAAATCAGAGGTTTATCACGCGGTTGGTCGGGTGGCTGGTTTAGTGGCCCTAGCGGCAGCGATTATCTGGCTATTACCTTGGGTTTACAGCCTATTCACTTAATTTAAAAAGGAGCCTGCCAAATGAAGAAAGGAAAAGAATTTATCTTCCCAGAGAATGTAGATAAAGATTACGGGATCTGGAAAGACTACACCTTGAAGGATTTTGGCGTAGCGGGACTGGCAGGACTAGTGGGCTTAATTTTTATTGCGATCCCACCCTATGGTCTGATCTTAGTCCTGATAAAAATAGTGATTGTTGTCTTAGCCATGACGATTGTCATGGCTATTTTAACAATTAGGCCAGTTGCGGCGCGGAAGAATATTAAAGTGCGGGATAACTTTAAGCTGAAACGCCGCTATGCCAATGGTCAGAAACTGTTTTATTTAAAACCGAAGAAGCGAGGTGAACTAAATGCGTTTGAGGAAGAACAAAACCGCCAATAAATCAGCCAGGCTAGATTGGGATTACCAACCGCCCAAAATCAATGGTGGCAAAGAAACCATTGATGACATGAGCTTGGTGGTGGGTATGTATGGTAATTACGAAGTTACCAAAACGGGTAATCTCGTTGGCATTTTGGAAGTTAGTGGGATCAACCTGGATCTACTTAATGAAACCGAACAGCAAGACGTCTTTGAGGACTATGGCGCCTTTCTCATGAGTACGTTAGGTGAAGGGGTTGATGACACCTTACAGTTCTTAGAGCCGACAATTCCCGTCAATATGACAGCTTATCTCAATGGTCTCAAACGGCGGTATCTCGCTTTACAAAAAGATCACCCCGAGCAACAGTTCAAAATCCAGCTCATAGCCAGTTATTTGGATCACTTTACTAAAGTCCAAGAATCCAAAAACATGACAACTAAGCAACATCTGCTAATCGTTAAGGTGCCAATTAAGGACAAAAGTGTTAAGAGCTTAAACCTAGCGGTCACTCATTTAGACGAAAAGATCGAACAGGTTAAACGGGATATTGAAAATGCGTTAACGGACTTTGATGTGACGGCCAAAGTTTTGACTAGTCAAGAAGTCCAAGAGATTTTAAAGAACTTGATCAATTTTAATGGATAGGGGGGAAACAGGATGAGTTTTGGTGATAAGGTCATTGATTTATTTATGCCAACTAAAAAAGAAAGTAATCAAGGCGACAGCGGCCAAACGGGTAGTAAGCCCAAACCGGAGGTTGAAGACTTTACCAAGCTGATTGATCGCGATAGCTTGCATTCACTATTTCCGTTTAGCTGGGAACAGTACCCCACCTACGTTCAATCGGGAGAGAATTTTATTCGGGTGTTAGCGATTGCTGACTATCCCAAACGGGTGTATGGCAACTGGCTATCAGAGTTAAAGCGCAAAAAGGGCGTTATCGATATTGTGCAATATATCGACAGCGCCAGTAACAATTCAATGATTACCTATTACAAGAAGACGATTCAAAATAAGGAAGCGCAGAAGTTAAATACGTTCGACCCGTATAAAAAGAAGATTCTGCAAAATTATATTGATTCAGCCAACATGCAACTAGATAAATACCTCGATAATTCTACCACATTTGTGTACCAACATATGCTCATTTATCTGCGGGCCAACAGTTTAGCAGAACTAGATGACTTAACCGAAAACGTCAAGAATACGTTGATTAAACTACAAATGAAGCCCCTAGTGCCCGTTAAAGCAACCTTTCAAGCTTTCTGGTCAACCATGCCAATTAACGAGAACCTCATGGGGGATTACACCTATAAAGAAAGTAATACCGAAGTCGCCAGTAGCATGTTTCCCTTTGACGACGCGGAGATTTTGGACTTGAAGCCTAGATCTGATATTGAAGGAGTTAACAAAGATACCAACAGCTTAATTGCCGTAGATATGCTGGATCGCAACAAGACCCTAAATCAAAATCAAGTGATTATCGGGACCTCGGGGGTCGGCAAGACCACCTATATGATTCAGAAAATCCTACGCTACGCCATTCAAGACTATCAACTCTACATTATTGATCCAGAAAATGAATATACCAAAATTGTCGAAGCCCTGGGTGGCGCAGTCTTGCACCTAACTTCTAATGCTAAGTACAAAATTAACCCGCTACAAATTTTCTCCGAAGAAATCCTAAGCGCCGATGAAGCGGTCACAAACCTTGATTTACTAGTTAAAGATAAAATTCAGCGATTAAAGGGGTTCTTTGAAGTCCTTAAAACCGGGATTACCCAAGTTGAACTGGCAATCCTTGATGATGTCGTTAAACAAGCTTACGTCAACAGTGGTGTTTTGAAATACAGCCGCTTAAAAGAGATTAAAGACGATCAGTGGCCGACCTTATCCAATGTTTATGACGAGTTGGAGAAACTGGCTGATAAGGACGCAGACAAGTTCAGTCGGGTTAAAGACTTCTACTACATCTTAGGCAGCTATACCCATGGTTCTAATAGCCTATTTGACGGGCACACCAACGTTAACCTAAAGGGGAAAATCATTTCTTTTGATTTAAAACCGCTACAAAGTGAACAGGAAGTCCAATCAGCGGCTTATCTGAATACCTTCCAGTATTTGTGGGACGAAATCACCAAAGATCGGCATAGCCGCAAGAAATTGTTTGTCGATGAATTTCACTTTTTGACTTTGCACAAAGCGGCCGCCACCTTTTTCCATCAAGCATACAAACGTTTTAGAAAATACAATGCCGGGGCCATTGCCGGAACGCAGCAAATTCAAGATGTGATTGAAGGCACGACAGATACCGGGCAGAACATTGGTGAAGCCATTATTGGGAACTCCTACACCAAAGTGTTCTTTGGTCTTGACGGTAAAGGCGTTGATGATGTGATTACCAAATTGCGTATGACGTTCTCGGATAAAGAAAAGAAGCTACTAGAACGTCGTAGACAAGGCGAAGCTCTGATGATCTATGGTAGCCAACGCGCCTTTATGAAAGTTGAATTGACCGAAGAAGAACTACGATTAATCGACCCCGAAGCTTACCAAGAGAAATACAACCGTGAGACAGCCGGGCAACCGGATTATCAAAAGCGCGTGGCCTTAACCCCCAGTGAAATTGACGCTTTAACTACCACCGAAGAGGAAGGGGGGACTTTAAATGAGTAAATCAAACCAACTATTAAATATCGAGGTTGGGACATTCAAACGGCAAGGAAACAAGTTGATCCTAGAGCTTAATCACAATCAATTTCGATATGACCAGTTGAGTGAGCTAAACGAATTAAAGGAAGCTGATGCCAATTTCTTACAGTTGGTTAACGTGGTTGAGCAAGGCCAGAAGGTTGTTTTAACTTATATCTTGCCAGATAAAGTCAGATCATTAAAGGACTTGCCACATGAAAATAAGGCAATCCGGTCAGCGATTGCCAAGGAAATTATGGCGCAACATGTGGTTAACGATAGCCAGTATCACATTGCGTTGAATCCAGCCAACCTATGGTATTACCCAATGCAACATGTTTGGTACGCCTACCGGGCCAATGAACTCATGCCTTATGATGATAAACATAGCAATTTAGCCAAATACAAAGCACTGATTCTGTTTTGCTTGACGGGGACGCCCTATGAACGGCTACTAAGCAATCCCCAAGAAGCCTTGGCCAAACACCCGGACGACTATTTACAACAAGTAGCTAAAGCTACGTCGTTAAATGAGTTAACGGAAGTGGTTAACGGCATTGAGGACTTTGTGAGCTATCACGAATGGCAGGCAGTTGAAACGGCCCAGCAGAAAACCAAACAACGTTTATGGTTGAGTATGGCCGGGGTGGCGATTGTGGCCGTTTTGGCCGTCGGCTTAGTCCATAAAAGTGACGAACGAAAGTATCAAAGCTTAGCTAACCAGAACCAAGCCCAGGTCACGCGATTAAAATATAGCGGTCAAATTCAGACCGCTTTAAATGATCAAAAGTGGTCGGAAGCGCAAAAAGATATGCAACGGGCCGGCTACCCTGCAACTAAGCAAGTCAATGTCTTTTTAAAGCATGGTCAGTACCAGCAAGCCTTAAACGTTGACCCAAGTCAGTTGAACAAGGTTGTTAATGCGACTTATGCCAACCAAGATAGCAGTCAAGTGGCCGATTGGCAGTTACCAACTAAGGCGACGAGTAAGCAAAAAGATCAATTGAAACTCGAAAAAGCGATTGTTAATTATGATACCAATACGCTTAATAACCAATTATCCTTTACGACGAACGCTGATGTTTTATTGAGAATGGGACAAGCCTTCCTGGCCCATAACGATACGCAAGACGCCCAGACTGTCCAAACCAAGTTAGCCGGCGTGAACAGTCCTAAAGCTAAGTATTTAAAAGCCTTGTTAAGTCTCAATGCCGCTAAGAACGAAGTTAGCGACGCCCAGAAGAAGTTAGATGACGCCAACAAGATTGATGGCAGTAAAGATAAGGACAAAGACAAGAAGGTGGATTCGGCTAAGTCGGACTTAAAGAACGCGCAGAGTGACCAATCAGTAGCGCAAAAACAAGTCGATCAGGCCAAGCACAAAGTGGGTGATTAAATGCAGGTATTGTCATTTGAATATAAGAAAAAGAAGTGGAAATTGATTGCTTATATTGTGGGTGGCGCCCTTCTGCTAATCATCTTGCTAATTGCCGCGCTTACTGGTCAATTGCAAGAAAACAGTTGTGATAATTCAACCACCACAGAAACGCAATTAGATAGTAAGAGCATGACAGAAAATGCCAAAAATATCTATGCGCACTGGAAACAGAAGTATGGTGCCACGCCGCAAGCGGCGGCTGGTATCTTGGGGGTCTTACAACTAGAAAGTCGCCTTGATCCCAAGTCCGTTAATTCCAGTTCCGGGGCCACGGGCTTAGCCCAGTGGTTAGGTGGCCGAAAAGATAAGTTGGAGGACTTAGCCCACAAAGAAAACAAATCAGCAACCAATCTCGGCGTGCAGTTGGACTATCTCGATCAAGAATTGAACAGTAGTTACTATGCGTCAAACAAGCAGATCTTTAAGTATACGGACGTGCACAAAGCGACCAAAGCCTGGTTAATGGATTACGAGGGCATGAGTAAGGACCCGGAACAATGGTATCTAAGCCAAAGATACGGGTATGCCGATCACTGGTATTCCGTGTTCGGGGCGAGTGATCCCGTGGCCGGTAATACGTTAGACAATGCGAGTTCCGGTGATCTGACCGAGTTAGGTTGCGATAGTGACCCGAGCTATTCCGGCGGTAGTATCGTTAAAAACGCAGAAAGTATGAAAGGTGACTTCTATTATGTTCAAACCCACCCTAGCCCCGATTTAGGCAGTGATTTAAAGAATCCTAACAAAACCGGCGGAACCGATTGTTCCGGTTTTGTCTGGTTAGCCCTGAATAAGGCTGGTTACAAGGTACCCGCAAATATGGGCTGGTTTACCGGCACGATGGTCAGTGACGCCAAAGGCAGCCATCAATATCTGAAACAGATTAGTGAAAATGACGCGAAAGCCGGCGATATTGTGATCGTCAATCAAGGTGTGGGAGCCGGCAACAACGGGCATACTGCCATTCTGCTAGGAAAGTGGCAAGGCAAAGCCACCAAAATCATTGAACAAGGTGGCGTAGGCGACAAGGTTAACGAAAGCACCTTTGGCACCGCCTTTTATAGCTTACTAAGTGGTAGTGATGTAACGTTAGCTCGGCCAATCAAGAAGTAAGGAGGAACCAACAAATGAAGCGTAGCGTGGTTTTAAGTATTGCACTTGGTAGTTTGATCTTAATTATGTCATTAGGAACGAATGCCTATCAACATAGCCAAGTTAAGCAGGCGCAACAGCAGATTAGTCGGCTACAAAAACAGAAGCGCCAAGTTAACCAGCAATTGACTAAAGCCAACCAACAAAAGCAGTTATTGAGCACCCAAATTGACAGTTATAAGACCTACCAAAATAATAAAGACAAAAGTCAGGCTGAACTTAGCTTTAATACGGTAGTCACCAAGTTCTTTAAGGTCATGAACAACTTTAAGCCCAAGACCTACGGCCAGCGTAAAGATGGCGTGAAAGACTTGATTTCCGACAAGCTATATCAGCAATACTTTTCAAACAAAGGCACGTATGGTGATAGTAATAGTGTTTCAGCCAAGTTAAATCAACTGAACCTGTATACGCAAAGCAAGCAGGGGAAAAACATGAAGGGCTTGGCCGTCGTCAGTTATGAAAGTAAGAGTGGCAACAACGACTGGCAAAAGGCGACGGTGCTTTATCAAGTGACTTTCGATACCACCACGGATCGAATCACCGCGGTACAAAATTTAGGCAGCAGTTTTAAAGCGAGTGACCTTAATTAAACGCGTTGGTAAAGCCCTAGCGGTAATCGTGGTGGTTTTAGCCGTTAGCGGGTTTGCTGGTCATCAATATGTCAATCACGTAGAAAAGCAGCGATCAGTTGTGACTTTAGCTAAGCACCCTAAAAAAGTGTTGTTCTTCTATCGCGATGATTGCCCGGATTGCCAAGCTATTTTTCATCAGATTTATTGGCACAACGCAATTAATCACAACATCGTCTTGATTAACATGAACCAACCGCAGAATCGGCATTACATTCAAAAATATCAATTAACGTCAGTACCAACCTTGATCCATGGCAAGCAACGATACTCCGGTACCAACCAACAAAGGATTAAACAGATAGTAGGTGATTAGATGAAAGACAAATTATTAAACAGCGTTAAAGTCAGCTGGCCATATCTACTAACGCTAATCATTGGCTTGTATTTAGCGGAGATTTTAGCTGGATCAGTCATGGCCTTATCGCACTATAAGCTAACTTTTGCGGATCATATGCCAACCGTATTAAAACAATTAGCCTTGCACCCCTGGCACTATTACAACTTGTATTTGGGTCAAAAGAACCCGGTATTAATTATCGTCAGTATCGCTGTGGTCCTATACACCATTTATTTTGCTTTGAAACGCAATAGCAAGCACAAAGCGTGGGAAACTGCGGACACTGAAACCCACGGGAGTGCGACCTGGGGGAATTTAAAAGAATTGAGTGACCATTACTTTAGTATCAATGCCAAAGACCTCACCACAGCATTTAACAAGAGTACCAAGGCAGAAATTCTCAAATCATTAGTGGATCGAGAAAAGTCAGCGAAAGGGGGAGATTAACATGAATGGGACGATTTTAGGGATCGTGGATAAACGGATTGTTTACCAGAATAACAGCACCAAACCCAATCGGAATATCTTTGTGGTTGGGGGACCTGGATCATATAAGACCCAATCAGTCGTCATTACCAACCTGTTTAACGAAACGGAGAACAGCATTGTCGTGACCGATCCGAAAGGTGAATTATACGAAAAGACGGCCGGTATCAAACTAGCCCAGGGTTATCAAGTACATGTCGTCAACTTTGCCAACATGGCGCATAGTGATCGCTACAATCCTTTTGATTATATTCAACGGGATATTCAAGCCGAAACCGTGGCAACAAAGATCGTGCAAAGTGAAAATGCCGAAGGTAAAAAAGACGTGTGGTTCAGTACCCAAAGACAGCTTTTGAAGGCTTTAATCCTGTTTGTCATGAACCACCGGTCACCAGAACAACGAAATTTGGCGGGCGTAACGCAGGTCTTACAAGAAAATGACGTTGAAGCCGAGGAAAAGGGTGCGGATAGTCCGCTAGATACCTTGTTTCTTGATCTAACTATGACTGATCCAGCGAGACGCGCTTATGAGTTAGGTTTCAAAAAGGCTAAAGGAGAAATGAAAGCCAGCATTATTGAAAGCCTGTTGGCGACCATTTCGAAGTTTGTTGACAAAGAAGTGGCCAATTTTACCAGCTTTTCAGACTTTGATTTAAAAGAGATTGGCAAAGCCAAAGTAGTACTGTATGTGATTATTCCGGTCATGGATAATACCTATGAAAGCTTCATCAATCTGTTTTTCTCACAATTGTTTGATGAATTATACAAACTAGCCGCCGATCATCACGCTAAATTGCCTCACCAAGTCGACTTTATCCTTGATGAATTTGTCAATTTAGGGAAGTTTCCCAAGTATGAGGAGTTCCTAGCAACGTGCCGGGGGTACGGCATTGGCGTGACGACCATTTGTCAAACCTTAACCCAGCTACAAGCCTTGTATGGCAAGGATAAGGCCGAGAGTATCTTAGGTAATCATGCCGTTAAAATTTGCTTGAATGCCGCTAATGACGTGACCGCTAAATACTTTAGTGATCTGTTAGGTAAATCAACCGTTAAAGTTGAAACGGGTAGTGAAAGTACCAGTCACAGCAAGGAAGAGAGCCATAGCAAGAGCGATAGTTATAGCTATACGAGCCGTTCGCTGATGACACCTGATGAAATTATGCGTATGCCCGAAGATCAGAGCTTATTAATCTTTAGTAATGCCCGACCAGTCAAAGCTACAAAAGCGTTCCAATTTAAACTATTTCCAGGAGCCGATCATTTGGTTAACTTGTCACAAAACGATTATCAAGGCCAACCAGAAGCCAGCCAGGAAACCCACTTTAAGAATAAGGTAGATAAGTGGAATCAGACAGTTAAAGCACAGCACCAAGCCAAAAAAGACGATCAAACAACCGATGACGAAGAAGACAAATTGCAGGATAATATCGATCAAGAATTAGAGTCTAGACATAAGAAAATGCTTGGATAATGGAGGACATATTAATGAAAAAATATTGGAAATATATAATCGCTGTGATGACAGTGTTGCTGATTGCTGTCGGTCTAACCGCCTGCGGAAAGTCTACAGCACAAGATTTGCAAAGCCATCAGTGGACATTTGCTTCTAGCAAAGATAATGGTATGGCCGCTACTGCAAAGTTTTCAAAAAGCAACTTAACACTTACCCAAGCGGGCTTTAGCGAAGTTTATACTTACAAGTTGATTGAAAACAAGGGCAATGAACAAATTAAGTTCATTGGTAAAAATAGTGTTTCAGGTAGCACAGAAACACGTCTATTTAAGATTAAAAAGCAGTCAGACAAATATAAACTAACACCAATTAACACACTGGCTAAAAGTGATACTGGTACGGTCTCACTCATTTCCAAATAGACAAAGGAGGAATTTAAAATGACAAATATCATTCAATCAGCTATTTCACACTTCTTTGAATGGCTACTGTCTGGTTTGTTAGATGGTTTATTCAACATCTGCAAGGCCATTATTGACCAAGCCAATCAAAGCTTGCCCATTGTTAAAACATGGTATGCCATCTTCCTGTCTTTTGCGACATCGTTAGTAGTCGTGGTCGTCCTTGGGCGTATTGTGATGACAATTCTAAAAGAGGCAGACGAAAGTACAGATGTTACTTGGGCTAATATCATCATGGACGGGATTAAATCAGCGGCCGTGATCCCAGTTTTTGTGTTCTTACAGGGCTTTATTCAAGGCTCAATTACCTTACCCCTGTTAAAGTATATGTTTAGTTCTGATCAGAAATTTACTGCTAAATCAATTACCGGTATGAATAAAGTTCCTGGGTTAAAAGATGTTGGCATTTCGCTACCCTTACAGATTTTGTTTCTGCTCATCTTCACTGTCGTAACCGTCGTGTTCTTTATTAAAATGTGTGTGTTTGTGGCTGATATGGCTTGGTATAACCTGACAATTCCTTTAGCTGCAATGAGCATGGCGACTGAAAGCTTTGATTACAGTGGTACGTGGTGGAAGAAGTATATTTATTACAATTCCTCCATTATTAGCCAAGTGCTTTGTATGTCATTATCAGTATGGTGTTTTACTAATATGGCTAAATACGGGTTTATTGCGTTTATTGCTTCAATTGGTTTTGGCTTTCTGGTTGTCAAAACACCTGACGCCGTTAAAG is a window of Lactiplantibacillus brownii DNA encoding:
- a CDS encoding CagC family type IV secretion system protein, with protein sequence MSKYRKMKALATTGATAIYLGLMNAQVVFAADGGEVKSKLTQAGKTIQGILTGLVVLVGICVALFIIIKRMPDADDPREKSEVYHAVGRVAGLVALAAAIIWLLPWVYSLFT
- the trsD gene encoding TrsD/TraD family conjugative transfer protein; the protein is MRLRKNKTANKSARLDWDYQPPKINGGKETIDDMSLVVGMYGNYEVTKTGNLVGILEVSGINLDLLNETEQQDVFEDYGAFLMSTLGEGVDDTLQFLEPTIPVNMTAYLNGLKRRYLALQKDHPEQQFKIQLIASYLDHFTKVQESKNMTTKQHLLIVKVPIKDKSVKSLNLAVTHLDEKIEQVKRDIENALTDFDVTAKVLTSQEVQEILKNLINFNG
- a CDS encoding VirB4 family type IV secretion system protein — translated: MSFGDKVIDLFMPTKKESNQGDSGQTGSKPKPEVEDFTKLIDRDSLHSLFPFSWEQYPTYVQSGENFIRVLAIADYPKRVYGNWLSELKRKKGVIDIVQYIDSASNNSMITYYKKTIQNKEAQKLNTFDPYKKKILQNYIDSANMQLDKYLDNSTTFVYQHMLIYLRANSLAELDDLTENVKNTLIKLQMKPLVPVKATFQAFWSTMPINENLMGDYTYKESNTEVASSMFPFDDAEILDLKPRSDIEGVNKDTNSLIAVDMLDRNKTLNQNQVIIGTSGVGKTTYMIQKILRYAIQDYQLYIIDPENEYTKIVEALGGAVLHLTSNAKYKINPLQIFSEEILSADEAVTNLDLLVKDKIQRLKGFFEVLKTGITQVELAILDDVVKQAYVNSGVLKYSRLKEIKDDQWPTLSNVYDELEKLADKDADKFSRVKDFYYILGSYTHGSNSLFDGHTNVNLKGKIISFDLKPLQSEQEVQSAAYLNTFQYLWDEITKDRHSRKKLFVDEFHFLTLHKAAATFFHQAYKRFRKYNAGAIAGTQQIQDVIEGTTDTGQNIGEAIIGNSYTKVFFGLDGKGVDDVITKLRMTFSDKEKKLLERRRQGEALMIYGSQRAFMKVELTEEELRLIDPEAYQEKYNRETAGQPDYQKRVALTPSEIDALTTTEEEGGTLNE
- a CDS encoding conjugal transfer protein, encoding MSKSNQLLNIEVGTFKRQGNKLILELNHNQFRYDQLSELNELKEADANFLQLVNVVEQGQKVVLTYILPDKVRSLKDLPHENKAIRSAIAKEIMAQHVVNDSQYHIALNPANLWYYPMQHVWYAYRANELMPYDDKHSNLAKYKALILFCLTGTPYERLLSNPQEALAKHPDDYLQQVAKATSLNELTEVVNGIEDFVSYHEWQAVETAQQKTKQRLWLSMAGVAIVAVLAVGLVHKSDERKYQSLANQNQAQVTRLKYSGQIQTALNDQKWSEAQKDMQRAGYPATKQVNVFLKHGQYQQALNVDPSQLNKVVNATYANQDSSQVADWQLPTKATSKQKDQLKLEKAIVNYDTNTLNNQLSFTTNADVLLRMGQAFLAHNDTQDAQTVQTKLAGVNSPKAKYLKALLSLNAAKNEVSDAQKKLDDANKIDGSKDKDKDKKVDSAKSDLKNAQSDQSVAQKQVDQAKHKVGD
- a CDS encoding phage tail tip lysozyme is translated as MQVLSFEYKKKKWKLIAYIVGGALLLIILLIAALTGQLQENSCDNSTTTETQLDSKSMTENAKNIYAHWKQKYGATPQAAAGILGVLQLESRLDPKSVNSSSGATGLAQWLGGRKDKLEDLAHKENKSATNLGVQLDYLDQELNSSYYASNKQIFKYTDVHKATKAWLMDYEGMSKDPEQWYLSQRYGYADHWYSVFGASDPVAGNTLDNASSGDLTELGCDSDPSYSGGSIVKNAESMKGDFYYVQTHPSPDLGSDLKNPNKTGGTDCSGFVWLALNKAGYKVPANMGWFTGTMVSDAKGSHQYLKQISENDAKAGDIVIVNQGVGAGNNGHTAILLGKWQGKATKIIEQGGVGDKVNESTFGTAFYSLLSGSDVTLARPIKK
- a CDS encoding SadB/YajI family lipoprotein produces the protein MKRSVVLSIALGSLILIMSLGTNAYQHSQVKQAQQQISRLQKQKRQVNQQLTKANQQKQLLSTQIDSYKTYQNNKDKSQAELSFNTVVTKFFKVMNNFKPKTYGQRKDGVKDLISDKLYQQYFSNKGTYGDSNSVSAKLNQLNLYTQSKQGKNMKGLAVVSYESKSGNNDWQKATVLYQVTFDTTTDRITAVQNLGSSFKASDLN
- a CDS encoding thioredoxin family protein; the protein is MTLIKRVGKALAVIVVVLAVSGFAGHQYVNHVEKQRSVVTLAKHPKKVLFFYRDDCPDCQAIFHQIYWHNAINHNIVLINMNQPQNRHYIQKYQLTSVPTLIHGKQRYSGTNQQRIKQIVGD
- a CDS encoding VirD4-like conjugal transfer protein, CD1115 family is translated as MNGTILGIVDKRIVYQNNSTKPNRNIFVVGGPGSYKTQSVVITNLFNETENSIVVTDPKGELYEKTAGIKLAQGYQVHVVNFANMAHSDRYNPFDYIQRDIQAETVATKIVQSENAEGKKDVWFSTQRQLLKALILFVMNHRSPEQRNLAGVTQVLQENDVEAEEKGADSPLDTLFLDLTMTDPARRAYELGFKKAKGEMKASIIESLLATISKFVDKEVANFTSFSDFDLKEIGKAKVVLYVIIPVMDNTYESFINLFFSQLFDELYKLAADHHAKLPHQVDFILDEFVNLGKFPKYEEFLATCRGYGIGVTTICQTLTQLQALYGKDKAESILGNHAVKICLNAANDVTAKYFSDLLGKSTVKVETGSESTSHSKEESHSKSDSYSYTSRSLMTPDEIMRMPEDQSLLIFSNARPVKATKAFQFKLFPGADHLVNLSQNDYQGQPEASQETHFKNKVDKWNQTVKAQHQAKKDDQTTDDEEDKLQDNIDQELESRHKKMLG
- a CDS encoding conjugal transfer protein TrbL family protein, giving the protein MTNIIQSAISHFFEWLLSGLLDGLFNICKAIIDQANQSLPIVKTWYAIFLSFATSLVVVVVLGRIVMTILKEADESTDVTWANIIMDGIKSAAVIPVFVFLQGFIQGSITLPLLKYMFSSDQKFTAKSITGMNKVPGLKDVGISLPLQILFLLIFTVVTVVFFIKMCVFVADMAWYNLTIPLAAMSMATESFDYSGTWWKKYIYYNSSIISQVLCMSLSVWCFTNMAKYGFIAFIASIGFGFLVVKTPDAVKDFWASTGVTKSAGMGAMRMFQNYFRSH